The Nocardia sp. NBC_01503 sequence GCCGCACCGCCGAGTGCCGCGTGCGTCTTCGGGATTCGTTCGGTGGCGATGAAAATATACGAGACGACGAAGACGCCGATCGCGAGCACGGTCACCGCGACCACCACCCGGCGGTCGAGTCGATCGAGTGGTTCAGCGGTCGGGCAACACTGCCGCGAGCAACCGCGATGCGGTGATCACGCCGAGCAGCTCTTTGTCCTTGAGCACCGCGAGGAGTGGACTGCGCAGGCGCGCCATGACCGCGGCCACCTCGATCACAGTATCGTCGCCGTCCACCGCGGGCACATTGCTGAGTCCCTCGGGAATGACTTCGCGAACCTTCTTGCCGCGCAACTTGTCCGAGATGCGGTCGCACATCGATTCGGTCAGCACACCCGCCAGCGACGGATCGTCCTGCACATAACTCGGGACGATGAACCGCACCACCTGCGAGGCGGGCAGCACCGCCACCGGAGTGCCGCCGTTGTCGGTGACCAGGATCCCCGGCAAACGGTGTTCGGCCAGCAGTCGGGCCGCGTCCAGCGCGTTGGTGTCGAGTGTGACCACCGGGAATTCCTCGGCGAGTTGAGCAGCATGCATACCTGGAGGATACGACGCCGGACGGCATCGCGATCCGCCCTGGAAACCCCATGATCGTCCGCGTGGTTGCCACTGGAAACTCCAACGCCGAAGGGCGTGATCCGAGGTTTCGGATCACGTTCGCCGACCAGACTTCCCGGCACACCTGAGCTAAAGATGCCGTAAAGAAACCGTCAGGAGCAACTCGGGGGTCGGGGTAGCCAACGGAGGTGCCCGGTTCGGGCAGAATCATGAGCCGACAGCTGATCGTCATGTAATCGCAAGGTGTTCGACAGGATTGTCTCAAAATCGAGTCGTCAATCTGGATCGTCAATACAGACTCGACGATCGGATGACAGACTGTGCGAACTCGCGTGACAACCGAACTGTCGATGCCGCGCAGGCGGTTCTTCGCGTTCGGTGCGGCGGCGGTGGCCTTGGCCGCGTCGGGGTGCGGTGTGGGTGGGGACAAGTCGGCGGCGGTGACCTACGCGGACGCGAAGTCCTCGGGCCGCATCAAGGTCGGTTTCGCGAACGAGGCGCCGTGGGCCTTCCTCGACGCGAAGGGTGAACTCACCGGGTACGCGCCCGTCGTGGCGCGCGCCGTGTTGAAGAAACTCGGTATCGACGAGATCGAGGGCGTGGTCACCGACTTCGACGGACTGATCGACGGATTGCGGGCGCAGAGCTACGGATTCGTCGCCGCTGGGATGTTCATCAATAAGAAGCGTTGTGAGAGTTCGGCTTTCGCGATCCCGGACTATCAGGTCGGTTCGGCGTTCCTGGTGCCGAAGGGAAATCCGAAGCAGATCAACCGATTCGAGGACATCACGAGGGCTGATGTCCGGATGGCTACGCTCGGCGGGGCGGTCGAGAACGGCTACGCGGAATCCTCGGGCGTCTCGGGGAAGTTGATCGAGCCGATGGCCAAGCAGGACGATATTCTGCGCGCGGTGGGCAATGGGGACGTGTATGGGGCCGCGATGCTCGATGTGACCGCCGCCTGGTTGGTCCGCACCAACCCCGACGCCAACCTCGAGGTGACGCAGTCATTCCACTACAACCCGAAATCGGACGTGGGCACCTTCAACTTCCGCATCGACGACACCGAATTCCTCGCCGACTTCAATCGCGAACTGCGCGCACTGCATGACAGCGGTGAATGGTTGCGTCTGGTGAAGCCGTTCGGCTTGACCGCCGCGAACGAGCCCGACCGGGCCGCCACCGCCGAACAGTACTGCGCGGGCTGATCGGCTGTCCGGTGTCGGCGAATATCTCGACCTACCTCGACCGCATCCTCGCGGGTCTGCCCGCCACGCTCTGGGCGACCGTCGGCGGTATCGCGCTGACGGTCGTACTGTCCTTCCTGGCGGGTACCGCGCTGTTGTCGCCGCGGCTACCGGTGCGGGCATTGAGCAGGGTCTACGTGGAGGGCTTCCGCGGCAGTTCCGAAGTGGTGCAGTTGTTCTTCTTCGCGGTGGCGGTGCCCATCTTTTTCGGGGTGGCGATCGGGGCCACCGCGCAGGGGCTGCTGCTCATCGGCATTCTCGTGCTGGGGCTCAACCACGGCGCGTACGGGGCCGAGATCGTGCGCGGCGCGGTGCAATCGGTGCCCAAAGGACAGCTGGAGGCGGCGGTCGCGCTGAATCTGACTCCGCGCCAACGCCTGTGGCGGGTGGTGTTGCCGCAGGCGGTGGTGGAGATGCTGCCGTCGTTCAACACGCTGTTCATTCAATTGGTGAAGGCGACCGCACTGCTGAGCTTCATCGCGGTTCCCGAGATCTTCAAGAAGGCCGACGAATTGCGTGCGGTACCGGAGTTCTCACGCGAACTCGGCGTGATCTACCTGCTCGAACTGGTCATCTACCTGCTGATCGCGGTCGCGGTGACCGTGATCATGCGCTGGCTCGAGAAGGTGGCCGCGCGCCGGGCCGGGCGCACGCCCTCGAATCGGCGGCGACCGGTCGGGGCGGTGCTCTGATGCGGAAGTGGCGCTGGGACCGTTTCTTCGAGGCGTTCCCCTACATCTGGGACGGGCTCCGGGTGACTATCGAGTTCACCGTGCTCGGTTCACTGGTGGCCTATCTCCTGGGCCTGATCTTCGCGATAGTGCGTGGATTGCGCATTCCGGTGGTCGACCAATTGCTTTGGGCGTTCATAGAATTCGTGCGCGGCACGCCGCTGCTGGTGCAGATCTTCGTGCTGTACTGGATCGTCCGCCCGGATCTTCTGGGCGGTCTGGAAGTCGAGACGCAGCGGTTCATCGTCGGTGTGACCGCGCTGGGCGTGCACTACGCCTGCTACACCTCCGAGGTGTACCGCGCCGGGATCGAGGCGGTGCCCGCGGCGCAGTGGGAGGCGGCCACCGCGCTGAGCCTGCCGCGCCGTCGAGTGTGGACAGATGTGATTCTGCCGCAGGCGATTCCGCGCGTGCTGCCCGCACTCGGCAACTACACCATCGCGATGTTCAAGGAAGTGCCGTTGCTCTCGGCGATCGTGGTGCTCGACATGGTCTATCAAGTCAAGACCGTCTACGCCGGCAGTGCCGGTGGGGCCGGTCCGGAAGCCTGGTTCGCGGTGGGCCTGACCTTCCTGGCCCTCAGCTATCCCTGCTCGATTCTGGTTCGAAAGGTGCAGCGCCGTGTTGGAGTTCTCTGAAATCGATGCGGCCGAGATGAATTCCATCGTTCCCCCGCCGAATACGCCCAACGCCGACTCTCCGATGATTCGGTTCAACGATGTCACCAAGCGTTACGGTGAGACCCACTGCCTCAGCGGGTTGGATTTCTGGGTGGACCCCGGCGAATTCGTGACCCTCATCGGCCCGTCCGGGTCGGGTAAGACCACCATTCTGCGACTGGTGATGACGCTCGAACGGGTGACGTCCGGGACCATCGATATCGGCGGTGAGTGCCTGAGCCACATGCCGAAGCGGGGTGGCTTGGTGCCAGCGGACGAAGCACACCAGCGCCGGCTGCGTCAGCGCATCGGCATGGTGTTCCAGCAGTTCAACCTTTTTCCGCACATGTCGGTGCTGCGCAATATCACCGAGGGGCCGATCCGCAGCCTGGGCACTTCGCGTGACGAAGCCGAGGAGCGGGCGTTGCGGCTGCTCGACCTGGTGGGCCTGGGTGCGAAGATCGACGCCAAACCCGGGCAGCTATCCGGCGGTCAGCAGCAGCGGGTCGCCATTGCCCGAGCCTTGGCGATGGACCCCGATATCCTGCTGCTCGACGAGGTGACCTCGGCCCTGGACCCCGAATTGGTGACCGGTGTGCTGGATCTGCTCGCCGATATCGCGAAGGAAGGCGACTTCACCTTCCTCTGCGTCACTCACGAAATGCGTTTCGCCCGAGGCGTTTCCGATCGGGTACTGATGCTGGACGGGGGCCGGATCATCGAATCCGGCGCGCCCGAACAGATTTTCACCGCGCCGGCCGAGGATCGCACCCGGGACTTCCTGGCCGCGGTGCTGGATCGCGGCTGAGCTACTCGGGATGCGCTGGGGTCAGCGCGGTTTCGCGGAGGGAACCGCGCCGTGCTGAACCCCGGGCGTGGGATGCAGAACCGACAGCAGGTCCTCGTGAGTCACCCAGCCGATGACGGCGGTGTGTTCGGTGTCGACCACGGGCAGTCCGGTGCCGCCGTGGCCCGCGAGCGCGGTGACGATGTCGTGGAAGTTCGTGTCCGCGGCGACCGTTGGCAGATGTTTCACCAGTCTGGAGATCGTGGTGGGCGGTTCGGGGTCGTCGAGGGATTCGGCGACGTCTCGGGCCGAGAGACAGCCTCGGTAGCGGCCGTCGGATCCGAGTACCGGTACCAGGCCGACCGCGGATCGTTCCAGTGCGGCGGCCGCGGTGACGAGATCGGCGGTGTCGGTGATCGTTTCGACCGTCGGGTGCGCGATATCGGCGGCGACCACCGTGCTGAAGGGCGTGTGCGGGCGTTCGATATCGACCCCGCGACGCAGCAGCTTGCGGGTGTAGATGGTGTCGGTGGACAGCAGCCGTGAGATGCCGGTCGCCGCCACCACGGCGGCCATGAGCGGCAGGATGATGGTGTACTCGCCGGTGAGCTCGAACAGAATGATCACGGCGGTGATGGGAGCGCGGGTGGCCGAGGCCAAGGCCGCGCCCATACCCACCAAACCGTAGGCCCCCGCGGATTCGGTTGCGGTGGGCAGGATCTGGTGCGCCAGCTGGCCGAAGGCGGTGCCCGCCATCGCCCCGATGAACAGGGTGGGCGCGAAAACGCCGCCGGAGCCGCCGATTCCGATGGTGAGGCTGGTGGCCACCATCTTCCCGATCAGCAGGACCAGCAGCATGCCGATGAGATATTTACCCTGGACGGCGTTCTCCAGGACCGGATAGCCGACGCCGTACATCTGCGGCAGGGCGATGAGCAGTCCGCCCAGTGCCAGGCCGCCGACCGCGGGACGCGCCCATTCCGGCCCGCGCCACACCCAGTCGCACGCGTCCTCGATCAGATACAGCACCTTGGAGAAGCACACGCCCACCACGCCGACCGCCACGCCGAGCAACAGATACAGCGGGTACTCGACCGGATTGCGGACCGCGAACGCGGGCAAGGACAGAAACGCGTGATCGCCGAGCACGGCGCGTCCGACGACGCTGGCGGTGACGCTGGACAGCACCACCGCGCCGAACGATTCCGCGGCGAAGTTGCGCAGGATCAGCTCCATCGCGAAGAAGGGTCCGGCCAGCGGTGCGTTGAAGGTGGCAGCGATACCGCCGGCGGCCCCGCAGGCCACCAGCAGCCGCACCCGCGAGGTGTCGAGCCGGGTCCATTGCGCGATGGCCGAGCCGGCGGCCGAGCCGATCTGAACGATGGGGCCTTCTCGTCCGACCGAACCGCCGCCGCCGATACACAGTGCGGAGGCCAGCGCCTTGAGCACCACCACCTGCGGTGCGATCCGTCCGCCGCGTTCGGAGACCGCGTACATCACCTCGGGCACACCGTGCCCGCGCGCCTCGGGTGCGAATCGGTACACGATCGGCCCGTATATCGCGCCGGCGAGTACGGGCGCGAAGAGCAGGAACCAGAACCCGAGTGCGGGCCAGTGCCCGGAGGCGACCCGCCCGAGCCCGGAGTAGTCGTCGTAACCGGTGAAGAACCGTGTTGCCCCGACAATCAGATACCGGAATCCGATGGCCGCTACGCCGGTCGCCGCGCCCACGATCATGGCCAGCGACAACACCCCACCCGCGCTCTCCCGCAGCCAGGTGACGAAGGTGGACCGCGGGGGCAGGGAGATGCGGAGCCGACTACTCCTGGCTCCGTCGAGCGACAACATGTGGTCAGTATGCAACAGTTGCTATGTGCATGAAATGTCGGGGTCGCCCGATTCGTGCGGTAGCGCAGGATGTCAACCGTGGCGAATACGGTGTGCGAATACGGGTAGCACGACCAAATGCGCAGTGTCGAAACGGAGTTGGCCGTAGCGGATCGCGTCGCCACGGCGGTGGCCGATGTCCCGCCGTGGTTGCAAGCGCTGGCGTGGGGTGGACTCGGTCTCGCCGGGCTGAGCGCGCTGGTGTTGTTGTTCGATATCTGTCTGCTCCGATATCGGCAGCGCATGCCGGTTATGGAGGTGGTATGGCCGGTGACCGCGCTGTACTTCGGACCGGTCGCGGTCTGGATGTACCTGCGGTACGGACGGCAGCAGACGCGAAAGTGGCTCACGGGACACGGCCGAGAGGATCCGCCGGACAAGCCGCGCTGGGTGACCGTCGCGGTGGGCGTCGGTCACTGCGGCGCGGGTTGCACCCTGGGCGACATTCTTGCCGAGATACTGGTGTTCACGGTCGGGATCGAATGGTTCGGCCGGGCCTTGTGGCCGGAGTTCGCGGGTGACTTCACCGCCGCGCTGGCGCTGGGAATCGTGTTCCAATATTTCGCCATCGCGCCGATGCGCGGACTCGGCGTGCGCGAAGGTCTGATGCGCGCCGCCAAGGCCGACGTGCTGTCCTTGACAGCGTTCGAGATCGGCCTGTTCGGCTGGATGGCGTTGATGAGCTATGTGTTCTTCCCCGGCCCGCATCTGCATCCGAACACGGCGGCCTACTGGTTCCTGATGCAGATCGGGATGATCATCGGTTTCGCGACCTCATGGCCGGCCAATGTCTGGTTGATTCGGCGCGGCGTCAAGGAGGCGATGTAGGCGGGCGCGGTCGGTCAGTGCGGGCGGGTCAGTCGCAGGTGGACCATCGGCAGGGTGTCCACTGGTGCGCCGGTGGCTTCTTCGATGGTGGCGCGCAAGCGCTCCCATGCGACCGGGTGCGCATCGGCATAGCGGGCCAGTGCGGTCGCCGAGTCCTCGGCGCTCATCGGTGTGGCGATCGCGGGTACCCCGCGGCGCGTACCGATCCAGACCCGGACCTTCGAGTCGGCCTGGATATTGCGGTACCACTGCGCGCTCACCCCGAACCCGGAGACGATGACCAATTGGTCGGCAGCGGGCCGGTCGACGACCTCGAGTACGACGAATCGTGGTGCGCCACTGCGGCGCCCGGTGTGCTGAAGCATCAGCATTCGGGTGCCGAACAGGAAGCCGAGACCGGCTCGATACAGGTGGATGGGGGCTCGCACCAGTGATCGGGTGCGAAGTATTCTCGCGCCCAGGCGCGCTCCGGTCGATGTCGGCATGATGACCTCCGTGGTGTCGGACTAGCGGGCGCGTTCGCGCACGATGCGGGCGATGTCGATGCGGCGGACCAGGCGCGCGGCGGGTAGTTGGGACAGGGCGGCGGCGGCCAGTACCGCCAGCGCCGCCAATAGCGGTGCGGCCCAGCCGATGGCGAGTTCGATAGTGAACATGTCGCTGTTGAACGAGTTCAGGAACGCCCAGGCGGCGAGCACTCCGGCGGCGAGGCCGAGCGGGACCGCGAGGAGCGTCGCGGTGAGATTCTCCAGGGCGAGCATGCCGGTGATGCGGCGCGTGCGTACTCCTGTCGCGCGCAAGGTGGCCAGTTCGGTGGTGCGTTCGGCGAAATTCACGGTCATGGTCACGTAGATGACGGTGAAGGCCAGTACCGCGCCCAGGATGAGCATGACGATGATGAATATCCAGAACAGACCCAGGAATCGATCGAACTGATTCTGTAAGGCGTGGGTGTCGGTGTACGCGATCACGCCGGGCTGGCCGGTGGCCGCGTTTCTGACCGCATCGCGGTCGGCGGCGGGGTCGAAGCGCAGCAGGAAGCCG is a genomic window containing:
- a CDS encoding CBS domain-containing protein codes for the protein MHAAQLAEEFPVVTLDTNALDAARLLAEHRLPGILVTDNGGTPVAVLPASQVVRFIVPSYVQDDPSLAGVLTESMCDRISDKLRGKKVREVIPEGLSNVPAVDGDDTVIEVAAVMARLRSPLLAVLKDKELLGVITASRLLAAVLPDR
- the ehuB gene encoding ectoine/hydroxyectoine ABC transporter substrate-binding protein EhuB, whose translation is MTTELSMPRRRFFAFGAAAVALAASGCGVGGDKSAAVTYADAKSSGRIKVGFANEAPWAFLDAKGELTGYAPVVARAVLKKLGIDEIEGVVTDFDGLIDGLRAQSYGFVAAGMFINKKRCESSAFAIPDYQVGSAFLVPKGNPKQINRFEDITRADVRMATLGGAVENGYAESSGVSGKLIEPMAKQDDILRAVGNGDVYGAAMLDVTAAWLVRTNPDANLEVTQSFHYNPKSDVGTFNFRIDDTEFLADFNRELRALHDSGEWLRLVKPFGLTAANEPDRAATAEQYCAG
- a CDS encoding amino acid ABC transporter permease — its product is MSANISTYLDRILAGLPATLWATVGGIALTVVLSFLAGTALLSPRLPVRALSRVYVEGFRGSSEVVQLFFFAVAVPIFFGVAIGATAQGLLLIGILVLGLNHGAYGAEIVRGAVQSVPKGQLEAAVALNLTPRQRLWRVVLPQAVVEMLPSFNTLFIQLVKATALLSFIAVPEIFKKADELRAVPEFSRELGVIYLLELVIYLLIAVAVTVIMRWLEKVAARRAGRTPSNRRRPVGAVL
- the ehuD gene encoding ectoine/hydroxyectoine ABC transporter permease subunit EhuD translates to MRKWRWDRFFEAFPYIWDGLRVTIEFTVLGSLVAYLLGLIFAIVRGLRIPVVDQLLWAFIEFVRGTPLLVQIFVLYWIVRPDLLGGLEVETQRFIVGVTALGVHYACYTSEVYRAGIEAVPAAQWEAATALSLPRRRVWTDVILPQAIPRVLPALGNYTIAMFKEVPLLSAIVVLDMVYQVKTVYAGSAGGAGPEAWFAVGLTFLALSYPCSILVRKVQRRVGVL
- the ehuA gene encoding ectoine/hydroxyectoine ABC transporter ATP-binding protein EhuA, which codes for MIRFNDVTKRYGETHCLSGLDFWVDPGEFVTLIGPSGSGKTTILRLVMTLERVTSGTIDIGGECLSHMPKRGGLVPADEAHQRRLRQRIGMVFQQFNLFPHMSVLRNITEGPIRSLGTSRDEAEERALRLLDLVGLGAKIDAKPGQLSGGQQQRVAIARALAMDPDILLLDEVTSALDPELVTGVLDLLADIAKEGDFTFLCVTHEMRFARGVSDRVLMLDGGRIIESGAPEQIFTAPAEDRTRDFLAAVLDRG
- a CDS encoding chloride channel protein, producing MLSLDGARSSRLRISLPPRSTFVTWLRESAGGVLSLAMIVGAATGVAAIGFRYLIVGATRFFTGYDDYSGLGRVASGHWPALGFWFLLFAPVLAGAIYGPIVYRFAPEARGHGVPEVMYAVSERGGRIAPQVVVLKALASALCIGGGGSVGREGPIVQIGSAAGSAIAQWTRLDTSRVRLLVACGAAGGIAATFNAPLAGPFFAMELILRNFAAESFGAVVLSSVTASVVGRAVLGDHAFLSLPAFAVRNPVEYPLYLLLGVAVGVVGVCFSKVLYLIEDACDWVWRGPEWARPAVGGLALGGLLIALPQMYGVGYPVLENAVQGKYLIGMLLVLLIGKMVATSLTIGIGGSGGVFAPTLFIGAMAGTAFGQLAHQILPTATESAGAYGLVGMGAALASATRAPITAVIILFELTGEYTIILPLMAAVVAATGISRLLSTDTIYTRKLLRRGVDIERPHTPFSTVVAADIAHPTVETITDTADLVTAAAALERSAVGLVPVLGSDGRYRGCLSARDVAESLDDPEPPTTISRLVKHLPTVAADTNFHDIVTALAGHGGTGLPVVDTEHTAVIGWVTHEDLLSVLHPTPGVQHGAVPSAKPR
- a CDS encoding DUF4396 domain-containing protein gives rise to the protein MRSVETELAVADRVATAVADVPPWLQALAWGGLGLAGLSALVLLFDICLLRYRQRMPVMEVVWPVTALYFGPVAVWMYLRYGRQQTRKWLTGHGREDPPDKPRWVTVAVGVGHCGAGCTLGDILAEILVFTVGIEWFGRALWPEFAGDFTAALALGIVFQYFAIAPMRGLGVREGLMRAAKADVLSLTAFEIGLFGWMALMSYVFFPGPHLHPNTAAYWFLMQIGMIIGFATSWPANVWLIRRGVKEAM
- a CDS encoding nitroreductase family deazaflavin-dependent oxidoreductase — protein: MPTSTGARLGARILRTRSLVRAPIHLYRAGLGFLFGTRMLMLQHTGRRSGAPRFVVLEVVDRPAADQLVIVSGFGVSAQWYRNIQADSKVRVWIGTRRGVPAIATPMSAEDSATALARYADAHPVAWERLRATIEEATGAPVDTLPMVHLRLTRPH